A window from Rhinoraja longicauda isolate Sanriku21f chromosome 26, sRhiLon1.1, whole genome shotgun sequence encodes these proteins:
- the tmem248 gene encoding transmembrane protein 248 isoform X2, producing the protein MVYLTGTMLTVHPLENLKVYISSRPPLVVFMISVSAMAIAFLTLGYFFKIKQIKSPEMTEDWNTFLLKFNDLDLCISENETLKHLINETTTPESTVTSGQMRSSTQSPQLLEDPGPINISVTITLTLDPLKPFGGYSRNITHLSATIFGHQIGLSGRNAHEEMNITFTLPTSWNSDECILHSHCEQMVYTSCMTITAATNVFPVTVQPPHCIPETYSNATVWYKIYTTARDADTKYSQEYNPFWCYKGAIGKVYHALNPKLTVIVPDDDRSLINLHLMHTSYFLFVMVITIFCYAVIKGRPGKVRQNNSEFCPEKVALSEA; encoded by the exons ATG GTTTACTTAACTGGAACCATGCTTACAGTCCATCCACTGGAGAATTTGAAGGTGTACATCAGCAGCCGTCCGCCCCTGGTGGTGTTTATGATTAGTGTCAGTGCGATGGCCATAGCTTTCCTGACATTGGgatatttctttaaaataaaacagatcAAGTCTCCAGAAATGACTGAG GACTGGAACACGTTTTTGTTGAAGTTTAATGATCTGGACTTGTGTATATCTGAGAATGAAACATTAAAGCACCTCATTAATGAAACCACCACCCCGGAGAGCACAGTAACAAGTGGGCAAATGAGAAGCTCCACTCAATCCCCACAACTTCTGGAAGACCCTGGACCAATAAACATTTCTGTTACAATAACGCTCACACTGGATCCTTTAAAACCCTTTGGTGGATACTCGCGCAATATTACACATCTTAGCGCAACTATCTTTGGACATCAAATCGGATTGTCAG GACGAAATGCACATGAAGAAATGAATATTACATTTACGTTACCAACCTCCTGGAACTCAGATGAATGTATTCTCCACAGTCACTGTGAGCAGATGGTTTACACCTCTTGTATGACCATTACTGCAGCAACTAATGTTTTCCCTGTCACTGT CCAACCACCACATTGCATTCCTGAAACGTACAGTAATGCCACCGTCTGGTACAAGATATACACCACAGCGAGAGATGCAGATACTAAATACTCGCAGGAATACAATCCATTTTGGTGTTACAAAGGAGCAATTGGGAAAGTTTATCATGCACTCAATCCTAAACTAACGGTCATCGTGCCAGAT GATGACCGTTCACTCATTAACTTACATTTGATGCATACCAGTTATTTTCTGTTTGTAATGGTAATTACAATATTCTGCTATGCTGTCATCAAAGGGCGACCAGGCAAAGTGCGGCAAAACAATAGTGAATTCTGTCCAGAAAAG gTTGCACTATCAGAAGCATGA
- the tmem248 gene encoding transmembrane protein 248 isoform X1 produces the protein MVYLTGTMLTVHPLENLKVYISSRPPLVVFMISVSAMAIAFLTLGYFFKIKQIKSPEMTEDWNTFLLKFNDLDLCISENETLKHLINETTTPESTVTSGQMRSSTQSPQLLEDPGPINISVTITLTLDPLKPFGGYSRNITHLSATIFGHQIGLSGRNAHEEMNITFTLPTSWNSDECILHSHCEQMVYTSCMTITAATNVFPVTVQPPHCIPETYSNATVWYKIYTTARDADTKYSQEYNPFWCYKGAIGKVYHALNPKLTVIVPDDDRSLINLHLMHTSYFLFVMVITIFCYAVIKGRPGKVRQNNSEFCPEKVTSSFSVTRTDLKKNCTLIVMPIKYRH, from the exons ATG GTTTACTTAACTGGAACCATGCTTACAGTCCATCCACTGGAGAATTTGAAGGTGTACATCAGCAGCCGTCCGCCCCTGGTGGTGTTTATGATTAGTGTCAGTGCGATGGCCATAGCTTTCCTGACATTGGgatatttctttaaaataaaacagatcAAGTCTCCAGAAATGACTGAG GACTGGAACACGTTTTTGTTGAAGTTTAATGATCTGGACTTGTGTATATCTGAGAATGAAACATTAAAGCACCTCATTAATGAAACCACCACCCCGGAGAGCACAGTAACAAGTGGGCAAATGAGAAGCTCCACTCAATCCCCACAACTTCTGGAAGACCCTGGACCAATAAACATTTCTGTTACAATAACGCTCACACTGGATCCTTTAAAACCCTTTGGTGGATACTCGCGCAATATTACACATCTTAGCGCAACTATCTTTGGACATCAAATCGGATTGTCAG GACGAAATGCACATGAAGAAATGAATATTACATTTACGTTACCAACCTCCTGGAACTCAGATGAATGTATTCTCCACAGTCACTGTGAGCAGATGGTTTACACCTCTTGTATGACCATTACTGCAGCAACTAATGTTTTCCCTGTCACTGT CCAACCACCACATTGCATTCCTGAAACGTACAGTAATGCCACCGTCTGGTACAAGATATACACCACAGCGAGAGATGCAGATACTAAATACTCGCAGGAATACAATCCATTTTGGTGTTACAAAGGAGCAATTGGGAAAGTTTATCATGCACTCAATCCTAAACTAACGGTCATCGTGCCAGAT GATGACCGTTCACTCATTAACTTACATTTGATGCATACCAGTTATTTTCTGTTTGTAATGGTAATTACAATATTCTGCTATGCTGTCATCAAAGGGCGACCAGGCAAAGTGCGGCAAAACAATAGTGAATTCTGTCCAGAAAAGGTAACTTCTTCTTTTTCTGTGACTCGGACTGATTTAAAGAAAAATTGTACTCTGATCGTGATGCCTATTAAATACAGACACTAA